The following proteins are encoded in a genomic region of Flavobacteriales bacterium:
- the recO gene encoding DNA repair protein RecO, with amino-acid sequence MLYNTRGLAIKYIKYSESSVIATIYTELFGMQSYFINGVRTQKAKIKINALQPLSILDLVVYHKDKKKLNRIKELRLNPFLSIPNSIYKTSLTLFLAEIIQKSIKEEEPNSNLFEFLIGSMRYLDMQESSFSNFHILFLVKLTRFLGFYPQVSSTNQNNFFDMENGIFLAKKEEHSHFMNLEESSLLSLLLTTSYDNQDKLKIETFKRKAFLLKMIDYYTVHLSFSQEIVSHKILEEALY; translated from the coding sequence ATGCTTTATAATACCAGAGGCCTTGCAATTAAATACATCAAATATTCTGAATCGAGCGTAATAGCCACGATCTATACAGAGCTCTTCGGTATGCAGTCTTATTTTATTAATGGAGTAAGAACCCAAAAAGCCAAGATTAAAATCAATGCCTTACAGCCACTTTCTATATTAGACTTGGTTGTATATCACAAAGACAAAAAAAAACTCAACCGAATAAAAGAGCTAAGACTTAACCCCTTTCTCTCTATCCCAAATAGTATTTACAAGACATCGCTCACCTTATTCTTAGCAGAGATTATCCAAAAATCTATTAAGGAAGAAGAGCCAAACTCCAATCTTTTTGAATTTCTCATTGGCTCAATGCGATATCTAGATATGCAGGAAAGTTCATTTTCAAATTTTCACATCTTGTTTCTTGTCAAGCTTACCAGGTTCTTAGGCTTTTACCCACAGGTTAGTTCAACCAACCAAAACAACTTCTTTGACATGGAGAATGGCATATTCTTGGCTAAAAAAGAAGAACACTCTCATTTTATGAATTTGGAAGAATCAAGTCTCCTCAGCCTATTGCTTACTACTAGCTACGATAACCAAGATAAGCTGAAAATAGAGACCTTTAAGCGCAAAGCATTTCTTCTAAAGATGATCGATTATTATACTGTACACCTCTCTTTCTCGCAAGAAATTGTATCGCATAAAATATTAGAGGAGGCCCTGTATTAA